DNA sequence from the Brevundimonas sp. NIBR10 genome:
GTCACCGTCTTCTTCCTCACCCTGGGCTCCCTGATCGCCGACCAGACGCCAGCCCTGGCTTTGGTCAACGAGAGCCCCAGCGTCCCGCGTGGCCTCTATCTGCGACAGCTTGGCGGCGCGCCGGAGAGGGGTGCGATGGTCGCTTTGCCCCAACCTCCCATCGCCCGGCGCTACCTGGGCGCACTCGGCATGCCGGACGAGGTCCTGCTGATCAAACGGGTGGCGGCCGTCGGCGGCGATCCGGTCTGCCGGCAGGGAGCTGCAGTTCGAATGCCTAGCCGCGTGGCCCCGGTTCTGGATCGTGATCGTCGCGGCAATGCTCTGCCCGCCTGGATGGGTTGCCGCCGTCTGGCTCCAGACGAGCTTTTCCTGCTCGGCGACACGCCCGGAAGTTTCGACAGTCGTTATTTTGGACCCGTCCGGACCCGAGACCTGGAGGGGGTGTTTCGGGAGACCCTGACATGGTGAAACCGTTTTTGGCCGCTCTGGCCCTGGCGCTTGCAGCGGGCAACGCATCCGCTCAAACGGTCGACTGGCGCAACGCCGGCGGCGATCTGTTCGGCCGTCCCGCCGCGCAGCCTGTGTCGGACGTGGTGGGCGGCGATGACCTCACGCCCCGACTCCCGACCCTTTCACAGCCGTTCATGGACGCGATCGCCGTCGCCGCCGAGCGCCACGGGATCGACCCCAAGATGCTTCATGCCCTTGTGATCGTGGAATCCGCATACCGGGTCGATGCCGTGTCTCCGGTCGGGGCCGGCGGCCTGACGCAGTTGATGCCGGGAACGGCAGCGGATCTCGCGGTCAGAGACCGGTTCGATCCGATTGAGAACCTCAACGGCGGGGCGGACTATCTGGCCCGGCAGCTGCTCCGCTTCGGCGACGTCCGGCTTGCGTTCGCGGCGTATAACTCGGGGCCGGATCGTGTCGCCCGGCTCGGGCGCATACCGAACATAGCGGAGACACAAGCCTATGTGGCCGCAGCCGTTGACTGCTACCTCGCGCTCTCGGCCGGGAGGGGCGCCCGCAATTCACGGGAGTGCCGGGCGCCGGAGGCTGATCGATGATCCCCGCGACAGAACCGGTGGCGGAGGTCACTGACGCCGCCGATGAGGATCTGCTGACTCGCAAGGAGGCCTCCGCCTTTCTGGTGCAGTTCGGCATCCGCATGAAGCCGGAGACCCTCGCCCGGCTATGGTCCACCGGAGGCAATGGGCCGCCCTGCCTCCACGTCCGGCACAGGCCCTACTATCCGCGTGGCGTGCTGCGCGACTGGGCCTTGAACCAGGTCAGCGACCTTCGCGCGTCTGCCCCGCCTGCGGCCAGGGGCCGGCGTCATGGCTGAGGCGGGATTGGAAGGCTTCAGAACGGAGTGGGCGCCCAGCGTGGCGGACCTGCTGAGCGATCCGGCGGTCAGCTTCGCCCTGAAGGACGTTCTTCGCACCTGGGAGGTTCGAGATCCAGTGGATGCGGCGCGAGACGCCCGGTTGCTGGCCGAGGTTCTGGAGCGCCGGGCAGACGAGGCGGTGTCATGGACAGCTTGAGCGAGCCGCCTCCGTTCGACGCGTTGGAAGACCGGATTCTGCCCTGGTCGCAGGTCAAGGTGATCTGCGGTCTGAGTCGGACGACGGTCTGGCGCATGCAGAAGACCGGAGATTTCCCGGCCTGTGTTCAGGTCTCTCGCAACCGGGTCGGTTGGTGGCAAAGCGAAATCCTGGCTTGGCGACGAGCGCGGACGCCGCGCCGCCTGCCGGAGCCGCGCGCCATTCCGGCAAGGCCCGAGCCCGTGAAGCCATCGTTCAGGCCCGTTCTGGAAACGCCCCAGCCAGAGCCGCCGCCGGAAATCGTGACGAGCCCGGACCTGTCCGCCAAGACTCGCCGCAAACGCAAAGCAGCCGTTCCTGAAAACCAGACGGCGTTCGACTTCGGAGGCTAGGGGCGGCAGGCAGTTGGTTCGACCCGCTTGAAACGGACCCGGTCCGCGCCGACGATCAGGACGGCGTCGAAGCCGGCGTCGCCCCAGGCCCTGCTCTGTACGGAGGGCGTCGCCGGGTCGGTCGGGTTGGCCCACCATTGCGGCAGGCCCGCGCTCTTGGGCAGCATATAGCCGATCTTGCGCTCCATCTCGGCGAAGGATAGCTCAAGCTCGTCGGTCTTCTGCCTGCGAAGATAGTCCCGAAGCGGATCGTATTTGGCCATGCGGACTCTCATAACGGATGTCGGCTTTTCCGTGAGCCCTGTCGCGGAAGCCTTTAGCCATCCGACCGGCATTTCTGTCTCTCGCCGTTAGGACAGCCAGGGCGCCACCTGAGCGCCGACCAAGGGGCGTTTGTCGAGAACGTAGAGATCGACGACATCAGCGAAACGGGCGTCGGCGCCGAAGGTCTCGCGCACGATGGGCCCTTGCCCGCCTCGACCACCTCCGACTCCCGCACCAGACGCCAATATTCAGAGAACCGATAATACCTGCCCTTGGTCAGGGCGCCTTCAGCCCGGTCCACATCTTTGATCTCCTGCCCGCGTCCGCGAAGCAGGGCGATCTGGTCAGGGACAGCCACAGGCTGTTTGGCATAGGGTGTCGGCATCAGCGCACCCCAGAAACACGAAACCCGGCCCGTACGTCCTGAGACGCAGAGGAGACCGGGCGTGCTGAGAGATAATCTAGTCGGGGTTCGTCATTTGTCACCCAAAAATGAAAGTCGGGCTTGCGGGCAACAGACCGGAGAGCCGTTCCCGCGGCCAGATCGGCGCGGTATTTTCGACTTTGGAGGTGAGTGGTGGCAGGCGGCGGTTCATAGCCTAAGCCGCTGCCGGATGCGCGCCGTCAGCGCCCCGAGCGGGCCTCTGCGATCCGCGGCGGGCCGATCAACGATCCGACCGACGCCGACCGGCTAGGGCCGGGGCCGTATCACTTGGTCTCGCGAACAGATGACGAGCCGTTTGGACCCGCGCGTCATCGCGACATACAGATGTTTGGCGTCCATGAGCTCCGGGTTGAGCACCACGCAGATTTCCGCCTCCAGGCCCTTGAGAAGAAGGGTGCTCCCCACGGTGCGTTTCGCGAGCGGTCGCCCGATCAGGCGTGACTGTTCCCGCACGATCGTCGCCGCGTCCGCCGGCAGGACGTCCGGCGACGCCATGCAGGCCTTCAGCATATTGTGCGCTCCACGGAGAATGGCGGGCCGGTGGGCGCGGACGCCGGGTTGCTCCGAGATCGCCCCGATCACCGCCGCCGCCTCGCGATAGCTTGGCGCGTCGATGAAGCCCGCGAGATGGTCGCCTCGCTCACACGATCGCTGAAAGCGTCGGGCGTATTGGCTCGAACCGACCATGAAAGGCTTGAAGCGCGCCTGGACGCCGCCTTCCCGGATACCGGTCATAGGGATCGCGTAGCCTTCGAGGGCGAGCGCTATGAACGATGGTGGTGCCCGGCGACCCGGTCGCTCTCCGGCCAGCCGATGACTTGGGACAAGGGCTGGACATTCGTTGAACCCACCGGCTCTGGCGCGTCTTGAAGTCAGAGGAGGTTGGACTGCGATGAACCGCGTATGCCGATGATTGTTCTGGAGGGCGACCCCTCAGGATGCGCGCGAGGAAGCCTATGCTTGCCTCGACGCCTTGGACGCGGCGCCGCGAAGCGAGCGATCCGCACTGGCTTTGGAGGCCATCCGCGCCGACCCGACCTTGATCGACGGCTATCTGGCTGCGGCGGACGTGTCGCCACCTGGGACTGTTGAGGCGGCGACGGCCTGGCTCGCCGCGCGGGAGCTCGCACGCCGGGAAGCGGGCGTTCGCCTGGACGCGGACCTCGGCATCCTCTGGAGCAATCTGCATGCTCGACCCTATCTGCGGGCCTGCGCCGGCTACGCCGCATGCTGTTTTGACCGGCGAGAGTATGACGCGGCGATCGCTCAGTGCCGCCGATTGTTGATCCTGGACGTTTCCGATCCTCTGGAGACGGCACCCCTGCTCGGCGCGAGCCTGCTTCTTGCCGGTGATCTGCCGGGGTTCGAGGCGCTCCGGGAGCATTGTGCGGACGATGATCGGCCGCAGTGGCTTTATGTCGACGCCTTCCATGCGGCGACCAGCAAGCTGCCGGCACGTGTCCGAAATTTGCGTATCGACCGGGCCATCAAAAGCAATCGCTATGTGCCGGGATGCTTCATCTCGGCACCGTCGGACGCAGATGGCATAGAATACTACGCGCCCGGAAGTGGGGAGGAAGCCCTCGTCATCGGGGCATCCCGGCCTGGTCGCCTGTGGCGTCTGCAACCGGGGGCGATGGGCGTCCTCGTCCGGCGGGTCAACGCACGACGCGATTGACTTGCGGTCGGGTGCGACGGCGTGCCCATCGAGCGCGACCCGTTGCTCGGTCGCCCGACCCTCCGGTCAAGATGCAGCGGGCGACGCGGCCTAGGGATTGTCAGCTAGGAGGTGACAGCCAGGTTCCTCGAAGCCGTTCGACCATGTCCGCTCGCCGGGCGGGCTCCAGACGGTCGAGGTTCTGCTGCTTCCAGCGCACGGCGGGGAGGTGGGCGGCGTCGGGCAGGCCGATCAGGTCCCAGTCGGGCGCGCCGGTCTTGAACCCGATCAGGAAGGTGCGGTGCGCCTCGGGCATGTCATCCACAACGGCGGTGATCAGAGCCGTGCGTGCGGCGATAAGATCCTCGAGGTCCACCGGGTCTTCGGTCATCCCGTCGAACCCGCGTTCAAACTCCTGGGCCACGTCCTTGGGATGGGCGCGGAGCACCTCGGCCATGGGCCGGTGGTGGCTGGCCAGATAGATCACGAAGGCCTGTCTGAGCTCCGGGGTGATCCCCTCATTGGCCAGAAGATCGCGGACATCGAACAGGTCTCGGGGATGCTGGCGGTCCAGCGCCGCCATGATCTTGCCGGCGTAGAGATCCGCGTGGGAGACCATCCGGGCTTCGGCATAGCCGAAGCGCTCTTCCACCGCCGCCGAAACCGGTCGGATCTCAGGCTCGAACACCACACCGCGCAGGACGGGCGTCACCTCGACCTTGATCACCGCCCCGTCGGCCCGAACAAGCAGCTTGTCGATCACAGGCTGGGCTCCGCCCTTGCCGCGGACGACGACAGATCCCGGCAGGGCTTGTTCGACCTCGTCGGCGATCCGCCTCAGGGCCGCATCGATCGCGGCGAGAGACGCATTACGATCCTCGACGGGGAGATAGGTCAGGTCGATGTCCACCGACAGACGCGGCAGATCGCGAACGAACAGATTGATCGCGGTGCCGCCCTTCAGGGCGAAGCAGGGTTCCTGGAACACGAGCGGAAGGGTGCGGACGAGAAGGCGGACTTGGCGGGCGTAGACGTCACTGACCGGCATCGAGCGACCTCGGCACGGTGATCCTGTAGGTCGGGTCGAGGCGGCCGCTCCTGACGAGCACACGGTTGCCGCTGCCCAGATCGATCGTGCTGCGGTCGAGGGCTTTGAGCCAGGCGTGACCGTGCCGGTCGGCGAAATAGAAGAAGAGGCGTTTGACCTTCACGCTCACGCAATCCTCAAGCAGACGCTGGAGCCGTCGCGGGCTGAGGGTGGCCAGGGCGCCCATCAACTGGTCCGCCTGGTCGAAGCTCTCATGATCCGGCAGTTCGTCCAGAAGCTCGAGGATGGCGCGCTCGGGCGTCGACTGGCGCAAGGGCCATTGCCAGTGGCCCAGCGGTGTGTCGACCACCGCGGTGCGGGCCCAGTCCGCCAGGAGGCCGGTTTCGCCGGAGTCGTCTCGGAGCCGGGCGACCTCGAAGTATCGGGCGTTCCGGAAGAGCCTTTGGGACGGGTGATATTTGAACTCTACGTCCAACGGCAGGTCGGCGAGCCAGGTCGGCGGGGTCTCGTCGCCATAGAGATGAACTTCCTTGCGGGCGGCAGGAAGGTAGTGGGCATAGCCCTGCAACTCGAGCGCGGTGCGGCCTCCGATCACAATGGAATAGTCGAGGAGGGCCTGGAGCGAGAGGACGGCTGTCGGCCAGTCGAGGGTTCCGCGTGGACGGCGATAGACCCGCCGCGCCGTCCGTTCCAGGCGTCCCGACGCGACGTATTTGGCACGGAGAGAATTGGGATAGCCGTTCTCGTTCATCCAGCCGGAATCGACCAGAAGGCCTTCCGGCAGAATGCGCTCGAGTTTGTTTAGCTTTCCTAGCATTTGGACACTATTAGTGTCCTAATATGAATATTGTCAAACTTACAGGTTTGGGAAAAAGCATATCAAGACACTCACAGTGTCTTCATATCCATAAAGTCAAACTAAAGCATTGAATCGAAGGAATCCAGCGCGTCGGCCGAGGTTCAAGCCTTGGGCTGAAGCGCTCACCAATCCGCTCCGCAAGCGCCCGAACCGGATCGTCGCTCAGATGCGCATACCGTTCCGTGGCGCGACTGTTGGCATGTCCGAGCGCCTTGCCGATCATGGGCAGACTGGCCCCGTCGGCCAGGGCGAAACTCGCGAAACTGTGGCGCAGGTCATGAATGCGCACCCCTTCCAGCTTGGCCTTGGGCAGCACCTTGTCGCGCCAGATCTTGGATTCGGACGTCGCATATCCGTTGTCGCCCTTGGTGGCCGGGAAGACAAACTGGCTTCGACCGCGGGTCTTGTAGAGACGCTGCAGGATTCCATACGCTAGGTCGTTCAGAGAAATCCGCCGATCGCCGGTGCGGCCGCCGGCCTTCGTGCGGCTCGGCGGCAGGACGAGCCGGCGCCGGTCGAAGTCGACCTCCGTCCAGCGCAGGCCAGCGATCTCGTTGCGCCGCGCGCCGGTCAGCAGAAGAAGGCGATAGACCGCGCCCTGCCGCTCCGAAATCGTCGCATCCGCTTCCAGGGCGTCGAGGGCGGCGATCAGGTCTTGGGCCTGGGCCTCTGACAGAAAGCGTTCGACCGCCGGCCGGAGCTTGCGCTCGACCTTGGCGCAGGGGTTCGGCCCGGCGAAATGCCCCCTGTCGATCGCCCAGTTGAAGGTCGCCCGCAGGGTGGAATAGGTCCGGTCAGCGATCCCGGCGCCACCCTTCACGATGGAACGACCTCGAAATTTGGTCTTCACATCCTTGGCCGTCTTCCCGGCCGAGATCGATCGGATCATCCCGGTGATGTGGTCCCGAGTGACCGTATCAAGAGCCATCTTCCCAAGCAGGGGGACGACATGGCGCTCGAGGTTGGTCCGATCCATGGCCCACGACGAGTCCCGTTTGGTCGGTTTGTCGTTCGGCCCCTTCTCCAGATAAAGCTCGACCAGGCCTTTGACGGTGAGCCCCTCGATGCGCCTGCGGGCTTCGCCGGGATCGATGCCGCGCCGGGCATCGACCACGACCGACGCCGCCTCCCTGCGAGCCCGATC
Encoded proteins:
- a CDS encoding S26 family signal peptidase, giving the protein MTWTPLDTGNRWAVLGVTVFFLTLGSLIADQTPALALVNESPSVPRGLYLRQLGGAPERGAMVALPQPPIARRYLGALGMPDEVLLIKRVAAVGGDPVCRQGAAVRMPSRVAPVLDRDRRGNALPAWMGCRRLAPDELFLLGDTPGSFDSRYFGPVRTRDLEGVFRETLTW
- a CDS encoding lytic transglycosylase domain-containing protein, producing the protein MVKPFLAALALALAAGNASAQTVDWRNAGGDLFGRPAAQPVSDVVGGDDLTPRLPTLSQPFMDAIAVAAERHGIDPKMLHALVIVESAYRVDAVSPVGAGGLTQLMPGTAADLAVRDRFDPIENLNGGADYLARQLLRFGDVRLAFAAYNSGPDRVARLGRIPNIAETQAYVAAAVDCYLALSAGRGARNSRECRAPEADR
- a CDS encoding AlpA family phage regulatory protein, with amino-acid sequence MDSLSEPPPFDALEDRILPWSQVKVICGLSRTTVWRMQKTGDFPACVQVSRNRVGWWQSEILAWRRARTPRRLPEPRAIPARPEPVKPSFRPVLETPQPEPPPEIVTSPDLSAKTRRKRKAAVPENQTAFDFGG
- a CDS encoding nucleotidyl transferase AbiEii/AbiGii toxin family protein, which encodes MPVSDVYARQVRLLVRTLPLVFQEPCFALKGGTAINLFVRDLPRLSVDIDLTYLPVEDRNASLAAIDAALRRIADEVEQALPGSVVVRGKGGAQPVIDKLLVRADGAVIKVEVTPVLRGVVFEPEIRPVSAAVEERFGYAEARMVSHADLYAGKIMAALDRQHPRDLFDVRDLLANEGITPELRQAFVIYLASHHRPMAEVLRAHPKDVAQEFERGFDGMTEDPVDLEDLIAARTALITAVVDDMPEAHRTFLIGFKTGAPDWDLIGLPDAAHLPAVRWKQQNLDRLEPARRADMVERLRGTWLSPPS
- a CDS encoding type IV toxin-antitoxin system AbiEi family antitoxin domain-containing protein; translated protein: MLGKLNKLERILPEGLLVDSGWMNENGYPNSLRAKYVASGRLERTARRVYRRPRGTLDWPTAVLSLQALLDYSIVIGGRTALELQGYAHYLPAARKEVHLYGDETPPTWLADLPLDVEFKYHPSQRLFRNARYFEVARLRDDSGETGLLADWARTAVVDTPLGHWQWPLRQSTPERAILELLDELPDHESFDQADQLMGALATLSPRRLQRLLEDCVSVKVKRLFFYFADRHGHAWLKALDRSTIDLGSGNRVLVRSGRLDPTYRITVPRSLDAGQ
- a CDS encoding site-specific integrase, encoding MTKQKLTKRVVESAPVPETGEGRIWDSEIAGFCLRIYPGTETRQGHAAKPVRKIFAIKYRVRGIQRWLTLGEHGDGPDKLTADRARREAASVVVDARRGIDPGEARRRIEGLTVKGLVELYLEKGPNDKPTKRDSSWAMDRTNLERHVVPLLGKMALDTVTRDHITGMIRSISAGKTAKDVKTKFRGRSIVKGGAGIADRTYSTLRATFNWAIDRGHFAGPNPCAKVERKLRPAVERFLSEAQAQDLIAALDALEADATISERQGAVYRLLLLTGARRNEIAGLRWTEVDFDRRRLVLPPSRTKAGGRTGDRRISLNDLAYGILQRLYKTRGRSQFVFPATKGDNGYATSESKIWRDKVLPKAKLEGVRIHDLRHSFASFALADGASLPMIGKALGHANSRATERYAHLSDDPVRALAERIGERFSPRLEPRPTRWIPSIQCFSLTLWI